The genome window CTGCAGTTTTGATTGTGGCAATTTCTCCTGATGGGCGTCGCTTTATTGCCTACGCAAAAGATTCTTGGTATGAAGTAAAAAAGGTTGTTTGGCCAACTCGTAAAGAGACCACCCAAATGACTCTAGTCGTATTTGGCTTTGTTCTGATCATGTCCTTGTTTTTATGGATTGCAGACAAATTGATTGAATGGCTAGTTTTTTCAGTCTTTTTAGGCTGGAAGTGAGTAAAAAATGATTGATTCTGAAGTAGCCTCAAATCCACAAGCTACCGGCAATATGCGCTGGTATGTCATTCATGCTTATTCTGGCATGGAAAAAAGCGTTAAAAAAGGCCTAGAAGAGCGGATTGCTCGCTCTGGAATGCCTGAGAAATTTGGCCGTATTTTGGTCCCCTCCGAAGAGGTTGTGGAGATCAAATCTGGCACAAAATCAGTGACTGAGCGTCGTTTTTTCCCTGGATACGTCCTAATTGAGATGGAAATGACTGACGAAAGCTGGCATTTGGTGAAAAATACGCCAAAAGTGACCGGCTTCGTGGGTGGTGTCCGTAACCGCCCAAGCCCGATTTCTACCGCAGAAGTCACTAAAATCATGGATCAAATGCAGGCTGGAGTGGATAAACCGAAGCCTAAGACCCTGTTTGAGGTGGGTGAGATGGTTCGCGTTAAGGAAGGCCCATTTACTGATTTCAACGGAAATGTTGAAGAAGTGAACTATGAGAAGTCAAGATTGCGCGTTTCTGTTACAATTTTTGGCCGCGGTACCCCAGTTGAGCTGGAGTTCGGCCAGGTAGAAAAGATGTAAAAACAAGGACTTAGTCCAGGTTTTGCAGTGCAGTAGTTTGTTTTAAGTGGTTATTTAGTTTTTGTAATTAACCGAGGAGCGGAGCTAGAAAGCCAAAAACTAGCGAAGCGTTTACTCAACGGCGGTCTTTCCTAATGAGGTTAGGCGCGCTTTAAGGAGCACACATGGCAAAGAAGATTATTGGCTTTATCAAGCTGCAGATCCCTGCAGGTAAAGCAAATCCATCACCACCCGTAGGTCCAGCTTTGGGTCAACGTGGTCTTAACATTATGGAATTCTGTAAGGCGTTTAATGCTCAAACTCAGAGCATGGAACCTGGCCTGCCAATTCCAGTCGTGATTACAGCGTTCGCTGATAAGAGCTTCACTTTCATCATGAAGACTCCTCCAGCAACCATCATGATTAAGAAGGCTGCGAAGATCGAAAAAGGATCACCACGTCCCCATACCGATAAGGTAGGAAAAATTACTCGTGCTCAAGCGGAAGAAATCGCTAAAGCAAAAATGCCAGATTTGACAGCAGCCGATATGGACGCAGCTGTTAGAACAATCGCTGGTAGCGCCCGTTCCATGGGCATCACTGTGGAAGGTCTCTAATCATGACTAAGTTATCTAAACGCGTTAAAGCCATTCAATCTAAAGTTGATCGCAATAAGTTCTACCCATTAGAAGATGCATTGAACCTCGTTAAAGAGTGTGCAACTGCAAAGTTTGATGAGTCTATCGACGTTGCTGTTCAGTTGGGCATTGATGCTAAGAAATCTGACCAAGTTGTGCGTGGCGCAGTAGTGCTCCCAGCTGGCACAGGTAAGCATGTTCGTGTTGCAGTTTTTGCCCAAGGCGAGAAGGCTGAACAGGCTAAAGCTGCTGGTGCAGAAATCGTTGGCATGGAAGAGCTTGCTGATCAAATTAAAGGCGGCAAAATTGATTTTGACGTGTTGATTGCGTCTCCAGACACAATGAAAATCGTTGGTACTTTAGGTCAAGTATTGGGCCCACGCGGCTTGATGCCAAATCCAAAAGTAGGAACAGTTACTCCTGACGTTGCTACTGCAGTTAAAAATGCAAAAGCAGGTCAAGTGCAATTCCGTGTGGACAAAGCCGGTATCGTGCACGCAAGCATTGGCCGTCGTTCGTTCGAGCCAGCTGCATTGAAATCCAACTTGCTCGCATTGCT of Polynucleobacter sp. AP-Titi-500A-B4 contains these proteins:
- the nusG gene encoding transcription termination/antitermination protein NusG, which produces MIDSEVASNPQATGNMRWYVIHAYSGMEKSVKKGLEERIARSGMPEKFGRILVPSEEVVEIKSGTKSVTERRFFPGYVLIEMEMTDESWHLVKNTPKVTGFVGGVRNRPSPISTAEVTKIMDQMQAGVDKPKPKTLFEVGEMVRVKEGPFTDFNGNVEEVNYEKSRLRVSVTIFGRGTPVELEFGQVEKM
- the rplA gene encoding 50S ribosomal protein L1 produces the protein MTKLSKRVKAIQSKVDRNKFYPLEDALNLVKECATAKFDESIDVAVQLGIDAKKSDQVVRGAVVLPAGTGKHVRVAVFAQGEKAEQAKAAGAEIVGMEELADQIKGGKIDFDVLIASPDTMKIVGTLGQVLGPRGLMPNPKVGTVTPDVATAVKNAKAGQVQFRVDKAGIVHASIGRRSFEPAALKSNLLALLEALNKAKPPASKGIYLKKVAVSSTMGAGVRVDQASLQAAQ
- the rplK gene encoding 50S ribosomal protein L11; this translates as MAKKIIGFIKLQIPAGKANPSPPVGPALGQRGLNIMEFCKAFNAQTQSMEPGLPIPVVITAFADKSFTFIMKTPPATIMIKKAAKIEKGSPRPHTDKVGKITRAQAEEIAKAKMPDLTAADMDAAVRTIAGSARSMGITVEGL
- the secE gene encoding preprotein translocase subunit SecE — translated: MSQQTVSHSEEKSSWVSVLAALIVVAALVLYYTLIDQSLLVRLGILFGGIAAAVLIVAISPDGRRFIAYAKDSWYEVKKVVWPTRKETTQMTLVVFGFVLIMSLFLWIADKLIEWLVFSVFLGWK